In one Nostoc sp. KVJ3 genomic region, the following are encoded:
- a CDS encoding ureidoglycolate lyase, translating into MGTSKTVQQLQAQWVNSENFRRYGQVIFASVDGKGYDVEDAQLNLQNGIPRFYIMRLEKRGRKFHNITRHLQCTQCLGSLEGKDWLIAVCPPHNDVNEPALEEIAAFHVPGNCFIKLHEGTWHAGPHFDHEVVDFYNLELADTNVVDHFTHDFFKSHQLEFEMV; encoded by the coding sequence ATGGGCACATCAAAGACAGTGCAACAATTGCAAGCGCAATGGGTGAATTCTGAAAACTTTCGGCGTTATGGACAGGTAATTTTTGCAAGTGTTGATGGCAAAGGTTACGATGTGGAAGATGCCCAGTTAAACCTGCAAAATGGAATTCCACGATTTTATATTATGCGGTTGGAGAAGAGAGGGCGAAAGTTTCACAACATTACTCGCCATCTGCAATGCACTCAATGTCTGGGTTCTTTGGAAGGTAAGGATTGGTTAATTGCTGTTTGTCCTCCTCATAATGATGTGAATGAACCAGCTTTAGAAGAGATTGCTGCTTTCCACGTTCCGGGGAATTGTTTTATCAAGCTACATGAGGGAACTTGGCATGCTGGCCCCCATTTTGACCATGAAGTTGTGGATTTTTATAATTTGGAATTAGCTGATACGAATGTGGTGGATCATTTCACTCATGATTTTTTTAAGAGTCATCAATTAGAGTTTGAGATGGTTTAA
- the alaS gene encoding alanine--tRNA ligase codes for MSSNPQYLSGNEIRNTFLNFFAQRSHQILPSASLVPEDPTVLLTIAGMLPFKPIFLGQRTPEFKRATTSQKCIRTNDIENVGRTKRHHTFFEMLGNFSFGDYFKEQAIAWGWEISTQVFGFSPQNLVVSVFKDDDEAFAIWRDQIGVPVARIKRLGEDDNFWVSGPTGPCGPCSEIYYDFHPERGDENIDLEDDSRFIEFYNLVFMQYNRDASGNLTPLQNKNIDTGMGLERMAQILQKVPNNYETDLIFPIIQTAAQIAGIDYHSSDEKTKVSLKVIGDHVRSVVHMIADEIRASNVGRGYVLRRLIRRVVRHGRLIGISGEFTTQVAETAIALSESAYPNVRQREAAIKAELQREESNFLRTLDRGEKLLEEIIQEVKQRGNTQISGESAFTLYDTYGFPLELTQEVAEENNLTVDVEGFEAQMEIQKGRGRDAHETIDLTVQGSLDKLAEHIQVTEFLGYTQSATTAKVEAILVEGVSQEEAEAGTQVQIILDKTPFYAESGGQIGDRGYISGDGIVVRVEDVKKESDFFVHFGRIERGTLRVGDRVTAQIDPDCRRRAQANHTATHLLQAALKKIVDDSISQAGSLVSFDRLRFDFNCPRALTAEEVQQIEEQVNTWIAQAHAAKVEVLPIAEAKAKGAVAMFGEKYGEEVRVIDFPNVSMELCGGTHVSNTAEIGVFKIISEAGVASGVRRIEAVSGPAILDYLNLRDKVVKDLSDRFKVKPEELPDRITSLQSELRTSQKELETLKVQLAIAKSDSLLQTAEIVGDHKIIVAQLEDVDPESLKTAAERLLQKIGNGAVVLGSVPEADKVSIVAAFSQEVNKKGLQAGKFVGAIAKICGGGGGGRPNLAQAGGRDASKLPDALAQAESELKSALG; via the coding sequence ATGTCTTCAAATCCTCAGTACCTAAGCGGTAACGAAATTCGCAACACATTCCTCAACTTCTTTGCCCAACGGAGTCACCAAATCCTCCCAAGTGCCTCTCTCGTGCCAGAAGATCCAACCGTACTGCTGACGATCGCGGGGATGCTACCATTTAAACCGATATTCTTGGGGCAGAGGACACCAGAATTTAAGCGGGCTACGACTTCGCAAAAGTGTATCCGTACCAACGACATCGAAAATGTCGGACGCACTAAACGGCATCATACGTTTTTTGAGATGCTGGGTAATTTCAGCTTTGGTGATTATTTTAAAGAACAAGCGATCGCTTGGGGTTGGGAAATCTCCACACAAGTCTTTGGCTTTTCCCCCCAAAATCTCGTTGTCAGCGTTTTTAAAGATGATGATGAAGCTTTTGCTATCTGGCGCGATCAAATCGGTGTGCCGGTAGCGAGAATTAAACGCTTGGGCGAAGATGATAACTTTTGGGTATCTGGCCCGACTGGCCCTTGTGGCCCTTGTTCCGAAATATATTACGACTTCCACCCAGAACGCGGTGACGAAAATATCGATTTAGAAGACGATTCCCGGTTCATCGAGTTTTATAATCTCGTGTTCATGCAATATAACCGGGATGCTTCCGGTAATTTAACACCACTGCAAAACAAGAACATCGACACCGGTATGGGTTTGGAGAGAATGGCACAAATTCTCCAAAAAGTACCCAATAACTACGAAACTGACCTAATTTTCCCAATTATTCAAACAGCCGCTCAAATTGCTGGCATTGATTACCACAGCAGCGATGAGAAAACCAAAGTTTCTCTAAAAGTTATTGGCGATCATGTTCGTTCTGTTGTCCACATGATTGCTGATGAAATTCGCGCTTCCAATGTGGGAAGGGGTTATGTGTTGCGGCGATTAATTCGGCGCGTGGTGCGTCATGGGCGATTAATTGGGATTTCTGGTGAATTTACTACCCAAGTTGCGGAAACTGCGATCGCACTTTCTGAATCAGCTTACCCCAATGTCCGCCAACGGGAAGCAGCAATTAAAGCTGAATTGCAACGAGAAGAATCCAATTTTCTCAGAACTCTCGATAGAGGCGAAAAACTTCTAGAAGAAATCATCCAAGAGGTAAAACAGCGAGGGAATACTCAAATTAGTGGTGAAAGTGCATTTACCCTTTATGATACCTACGGATTTCCCCTCGAACTTACTCAAGAGGTTGCCGAAGAAAATAATCTCACAGTTGATGTTGAGGGATTTGAGGCGCAAATGGAAATTCAGAAAGGACGTGGTAGAGATGCACACGAAACCATCGATTTAACTGTGCAAGGTTCCCTCGATAAGCTAGCAGAACACATCCAAGTCACCGAGTTTTTAGGCTATACCCAATCTGCAACGACGGCGAAAGTCGAAGCGATTTTGGTAGAAGGTGTTTCCCAAGAGGAAGCAGAAGCGGGAACACAGGTACAAATTATTCTTGATAAAACGCCATTTTATGCTGAATCCGGGGGACAAATCGGCGATCGCGGTTATATCTCTGGTGATGGTATAGTAGTTCGCGTTGAAGACGTGAAAAAAGAATCTGATTTCTTTGTTCACTTCGGACGCATCGAACGCGGTACACTGCGCGTAGGCGATCGCGTCACTGCCCAAATCGATCCGGATTGTCGCCGTCGCGCCCAAGCTAACCATACTGCAACGCATCTGTTACAAGCAGCGTTGAAAAAAATTGTTGATGATAGCATATCTCAAGCAGGTTCCCTGGTTTCCTTTGATCGGTTGCGCTTTGATTTCAACTGTCCCCGTGCTTTGACAGCAGAGGAAGTGCAACAAATTGAAGAACAGGTAAACACTTGGATTGCCCAAGCACATGCTGCAAAGGTGGAAGTATTACCAATAGCCGAGGCGAAAGCTAAGGGTGCTGTTGCCATGTTCGGCGAAAAATACGGCGAGGAAGTGCGGGTGATTGACTTCCCTAACGTATCAATGGAACTGTGCGGTGGAACTCATGTCAGCAATACGGCTGAAATTGGCGTTTTCAAAATTATCTCAGAAGCTGGCGTAGCTTCTGGAGTGCGGCGCATTGAAGCTGTTTCAGGGCCAGCAATCCTAGATTATCTCAACCTGCGGGATAAAGTAGTTAAAGATTTGAGCGATCGCTTTAAAGTTAAACCCGAAGAATTACCAGACAGAATTACAAGTCTGCAAAGCGAACTCAGAACTAGCCAAAAGGAATTGGAAACCTTGAAGGTACAGTTAGCGATCGCTAAATCTGACAGCTTGCTACAAACAGCCGAAATTGTAGGCGATCATAAAATTATCGTCGCCCAATTAGAAGATGTCGATCCAGAATCATTAAAAACCGCAGCCGAACGCTTACTGCAAAAAATCGGTAACGGTGCAGTGGTGCTGGGTTCTGTTCCCGAAGCCGATAAGGTAAGCATAGTTGCAGCTTTTAGTCAAGAAGTCAACAAAAAAGGTTTACAAGCCGGTAAATTTGTTGGTGCGATCGCTAAAATCTGCGGTGGCGGCGGCGGCGGAAGACCAAACTTAGCCCAAGCTGGCGGACGCGATGCGAGTAAATTACCAGATGCGTTGGCACAAGCGGAAAGTGAGTTAAAGTCGGCATTGGGTTAA